In one Grus americana isolate bGruAme1 chromosome 1, bGruAme1.mat, whole genome shotgun sequence genomic region, the following are encoded:
- the NCAPD2 gene encoding condensin complex subunit 1 isoform X2 has product MMQVVSHHSNELSAILGDSGLSHADRTAHLNTLKMNCYLLTGLVDAFETETCKNGLVVVDHAGKNKKNRTKISGSLWEEEREPLLRLLTQLLQLDLRQLWSGLVVEEEFVSLMTGSCYRILENSSIGLQKYRATREAVTHLLAAALTHYDHMFSATLKITQMLQHFEHVAPVFAQAVSLWVSEYGLKSLVGELLREIGQKCPQDLVRDASGVKGYATFITELAEQIPALVLSNMSVLLHHLDGESYMLRNAILAAMAEVLVQVLNGDQLEEAARGTRDQFLNMLQAHICDVNGFVRSRVLQLFTRIVRCKALPLTQFHSVVSLAVGRLKDKSVVVVKNAIQLLAAFLSNNPFSCKLSSTDLAEPLKKEVQKLQEMRDRDRSTAAPAITTEEEWEAMLPEVRAATQQLFQPLQEGEEEVLEVEETVENASEQITRLLRKLNYKSAARLTQKALCRFQGKEPFSGPTEENEEATILGVLKRLYTGSCPDENSEDPPHSNSSLKTQEVVAEEQSQTELVKQEMLVQYLQDAYNFSVKITEALSLISKMMYENCTSVVQEAIEFFVTVSQFGVPQALLGVRRMLPLIWSKEPGIKEAVLNAYRRLYLSPSGDSERARAQGLVHSLSLIMVDASLGTIQCLEEIISEFVQKDEIKPAVIQLLWERFTEKSQCSSLEQRAAVMLLGMMARGKPEIIGSNLDILVTVGLSEKVCEDYRLAQEVCNAISKLASNPKPALEKNNTPFRLPQDHMLFGCLSETVSKGFAQPSGHWIPFMEAAVMLIYQLAEGPEEICAHILQMCSQQVLDKLQEADGQKADAGDSPSRISDGATSLPTFLLMHLVSLVGQVALQQVAYLEVSVSAELRRRRILREEEKTKKRSDSSAKKQRPQSTGNETTMEEELGLVGASADDTEAELIRSICETELLDGKHLFSAFVPLVLKICNNPGLYSDSALSAAAALTLGKVCMISSEFCDSHLRLLFTMMEKSTLPGVRSNLIIAAGDLAIRFPNLVEPWTSHLYARLRDPCPSVRQTAGLVMTHLILKDMVKVKGQVSEMATLLVDPEEAIMGVAQNFFSELSNKGNAIYNLLPDIISRLSDPNCGVEEESFHTIMRHLFSYITKDKQTESLVEKLCQRFRTARTERQYRDLSYCLTLLPISERGLHKLQDNFDCFADKLQTPAVYSCFQTVLARFRRAGGKPETKALAEELEQKLSASHNQGLDSAETCQEGSETPMPEPAKQKPKASSRRQPLSTANRDEDFVTPQPRTLRNHKRVQKGHPSKKAIITFSSDEENSSEDELSAELKEDETPTKTTPITRSSARRLR; this is encoded by the exons ATGATGCAGG TGGTGTCCCATCATTCCAATGAACTTTCTGCCATCTTGGGTGATTCTGGGCTGAGCCACGCAGACCGCACTGCTCACCTCAACACTCTCAAGATGAACTGCTATTTGTTGACTGGCTTGGTGGACGCCTTTGAAACGGAAACCTGCAAGAatggtttggtggtggtggatCATGCTGGGAAG AACAAGAAGAACCGTACCAAGATCTCTGGATCCTtgtgggaagaagagagggagcCACTCTTACGGCTGCTCACACAGCTGCTGCAACTGGATCTCCGTCAACTTTGGAGTGGTTTGGTGGTGGAAGAAGAGTTTGTCAG CTTAATGACAGGAAGCTGCTACCGTATCCTGGAGAATTCAAGTATCGGTCTCCAGAAGTACCGGGCCACAAGAGAGGCTGTGACACATCTGCTTGCTGCAGCTCTGACTCACTATGATCACATGTTCA GTGCCACGCTGAAGATCACGCAGATGCTGCAGCACTTTGAACATGTAGCCCCAGTGTTTGCGCAGGCTGTGAGCCTCTGGGTCTCAGAGTATGGTCTGAAAAGCCTGGTGGGTGAATTGCTAAG GGAAATCGGACAGAAATGTCCACAGGATCTGGTTCGTGATGCTTCTGGAGTCAAGGGTTATGCTACCTTTATAACTGAACTGGCTGAACAGATTCCAGCTCTGGTGCTATCCAACATGAGTGTTCTCCTGCATCACTTGGATGGGGAG AGTTATATGTTGCGAAATGCCATTCTGGCAGCTATGGCAGAAGTGCTGGTGCAGGTGCTGAATGGTGACCAGCTGGAGGAAGCTGCCCGTGGTACTCGGGACCAGTTCCTGAATATGCTGCAGGCCCACATCTGTGACGTCAATGGCTTTGTGCGCAGCCGCGTGCTGCAGCTTTTCACTCGAATCGTTCGGTGCAAG GCCCTGCCTTTGACTCAGTTTCACTCTGTGGTATCGCTGGCTGTTGGGCGTCTCAAAGACAAATCTGTGGTAGTAGTTAAAAATGCGatccagctcctggctgcctTTTTGTCCAACAATCCCTTCTCCTGCAAG TTAAGCTCTACTGACTTGGCCGAGCCACTGAAGAAAGAGGTGCAGAAGCTGCAAGAAATGAGGGACCGTGACAGATCCACAGCAG ctccaGCAATCACCACAGAGGAAGAATGGGAAGCAATGCTGCCTGAAGTTAGGGCTGCCACACAGCAGCTCTTTCAACCActgcaggaaggggaagaggaggtgCTGGAAGTTGAGGAAACAGTGGAGAATGCATCGGAGCAAATCACTAGGCTGCTGAGGAAGCTGAATTACAA GAGTGCAGCCCGCCTTACGCAGAAGGCCCTGTGTCGCTTCCAGGGGAAGGAACCCTTCAGTGGCCCTacagaggaaaatgaggagGCAACAATCCTAGGTGTTCTGAAGAGACTTTACACAG GTTCATGCCCAGATGAAAACAGTGAGGATCCTCCACATAGCAACAGTAGTCTTAAGACTCAAGAAGTTGTAGCAGAAGAGCAGTCTCAAACAGAGCTGGTCAAACAGGAGATGTTGGTGCAGTACCTGCAAGATGCTTACAACTTCTCAGTGAAAATCACAGAAGCCCTGAGCCTGATCAGCAAGATGATGTATGAAAACTGTACCTCAG tgGTGCAGGAAGCCATTGAGTTCTTTGTGACAGTCTCGCAGTTTGGTGTGCCCCAGGCACTGCTTGGAGTCCGCAGGATGCTCCCCCTCATATGGTCAAAAGAGCCTGGTATTAAGGAGGCCGTGCTGAATGCCTACAGGAGGCTCTATCTGAGCCCCAGCGGGGATTCGGAGAG GGCCAGGGCCCAAGGCCTGGtgcattctctctctctcatcatGGTGGATGCATCGCTAGGAACGATACAGTGCTTAGAAGAAATA atctCAGAGTTTGTgcagaaagatgaaataaagCCTGCTGTGATCCAGCTGCTTTGGGAGCGATTCACGGAAAAATCTCAGTGCTCATCACTAGAACAACGTGCTGCTGTGATGCTGCTGGGGATGATGGCAAG AGGGAAGCCAGAGATCATAGGTAGCAACCTGGACATCTTGGTGACAGTGGGGCTGTCTGAGAAGGTATGTGAAGACTATCGCCTGGCTCAAGAAGTATGCAATGCGATCTCCAAACTTGCCAGTAACCCTAAG ccaGCACTGGAAAAGAACAACACACCTTTTCGACTGCCACAGGACCACATGCTCTTTGGGTGCCTGAGTGAGACTGTGAGTAAAG GCTTTGCCCAGCCAAGTGGTCACTGGATCCCCTTCATGGAGGCAGCGGTAATGCTCATCTACCAGCTAGCAGAAGGACCAGAGGAGATATGTGCTCACATCCTGCAGATGTGCAGTCAGCAGGTGCTGGACAAGCTGCAGGAGGCTGATGGGCAGAAAGCTG ATGCAGGGGATTCTCCCAGCAGAATCTCTGATGGTGCTACCAGTCTCCCCACATTCCTGCTGATGCACCTGGTGTCCCTTGTGGGACAGGTGGCACTGCAGCAGGTAGCATATTTGGAAGTGTCAGTGAGTGCTGAGCTACGCAGACGCCGCATCctcagagaggaggagaaaaccaAGAAGCGTTCTGACAGCAGTGCGAAGAAGCAGAGACCCCAG AGCACAGGAAATGAGACCACTATGGAAGAAGAGCTGGGCCTCGTGGGAGCCTCAGCTGATGACACCGAGGCTGAGCTCATCCGCAGTATTTGTGAGACAGAACTTCTAGATG GAAAGCACCTGTTCTCTGCCTTTGTTCCACTGGTGCTCAAGATCTGCAACAACCCTGGGCTCTACAGTGATTCAGCACTCtcggctgctgcagccctgacTCTTGGCAAAGTCTGCATGATCAG CTCTGAGTTCTGTGACTCCCACTTGCGCCTGCTCTTCACTATGATGGAGAAGTCCACTCTGCCCGGTGTGAGATCCAACCTCATTATTGCAGCAGGAGATCTGGCCATCCGTTTCCCCAACCTGGTGGAGCCTTGGACGTCACATCTGTATGCCAG GTTGCGGGACCCCTGCCCAAGCGTGAGGCAGACGGCTGGACTGGTGATGACTCACCTCATCCTCAAAGACATGGTAAAAGTGAAGGGCCAAGTGAGCGAAATGGCAACTCTGCTTGTAGacccagaggaggcaatcatgGGAGTGGCTCAGAACTTTTTCAGTGAACTCTCCAACAAG GGTAATGCCATCTATAACCTGCTTCCAGACATAATCAGTCGTCTTTCAGATCCTAACTGCGGCGTAGAGGAGGAATCCTTCCACACTATCATGAG acaTCTCTTCTCATATATTACAAAAGACAAACAGACAGAGAGCTTGGTGGAGAAACTTTGTCAGCGGTTCCGGACTGCCAG AACTGAACGTCAATATCGGGATCTGTCCTACTGCCTTACTCTGCTTCCCATTTCGGAACGGGGCCTTCATAAGCTGCAGGACAACTTTGACTGCTTTGCAGACAAGCTCCAAACTCCAGCTGTCTACAGTTGTTTCCAAACTGTGCTGGCTCGATTCCGCAGAGCAGGCGGCAAACCTGAGACTAAA GCGCTGGCTGAAGAGCTGGAGCAGAAGCTGTCTGCCTCCCATAACCAAGGGCTGGATTCAGCAGAGACGTGCCAGGAAGGTAGTGAAACTCCAATGCCAGAGCCAGCCAAGCAGAAACCAAAAGCAA gtTCACGCCGCCAGCCCCTGAGCACAGCCAACAGGGATGAAGATTTTGTAACACCCCAGCCTCGCACCCTCCGAAACCATAAGCGTGTCCAAAAGGGCCATCCATCCAAAAAAGCTATAATCACCTTCTCCAGCGATGAGGAGAACAGCTCTGAGGACG AGCTGTCGGCAGAATTAAAAGAGGATgaaacccccaccaaaacaacTCCCATCACCAGGTCTTCAGCCCGCCGGCTGCGCTGA